In Larus michahellis unplaced genomic scaffold, bLarMic1.1 SCAFFOLD_373, whole genome shotgun sequence, a genomic segment contains:
- the LOC141737066 gene encoding uncharacterized protein LOC141737066 isoform X2, which produces MATALGDPDVPSSPPKRFFRKSVELLEDEDRAPPREELEFRGELEFRGDAEFRGGPKFGGAAEGREEVEEEAEMKAVATSPGGRFLKFDIELGRGAFKTVFKGFDTDTWVEVAWCELQDRKLTKVEQQRFKEEAEMLKGLQHPNIVRFYDSWESTLKGKKCIVLVTELMTSGTLKTYLKRFKVMKPKVLRSWCRQILKGLHFLHTRTPPIIHRDLKCDNIFITGPTGSVKIGDLGLATLMRTSFAKSVIGTPEFMAPEMYEERYDESVDVYAFGMCMLEMGTSEYPYSECQNAAQIYRKVTSGIKPASFEKVTDPEVKEIIEGCIRQNKTERLSIRDLLNHVFFAEDTGLRVELAEEDGGLETSLALRLWVEDPKKLKGKHKDNEAIEFSFDLEADVPEEVAYEMVKSGFFHESDSKAVAKSIRDRLTLVRKTREKKQAEGRGLPENEDPEVDQHVRQQLLRRQPPLAGETPNFRPPAGGPPKPLAPGRSSAGDGLSETGAVSDVTRGVTGTSELLGGYHGGSPGPPQDGASPTCGRPVPVQVTYGAEGTSPDVPGGATAAALEPAGVDGEPGGGVTQSHGMSSAAVARLQAAPGAPGPVMAPAVPGVSLGVPPPGPGMPPGLGMPPPGGMPPAPGMPLGPGMPPVLGMPPPSGMPPGPGMSPAPGMPPPTGVPPPSGMPPAPGMSPAPGMPPPSGMPPAPGMSPAPGMPPPSGMPPAPGMSPAPGMPPPSGMPPAPGMSPAPGMPPPTGMPPAPGMSPAPGMPPPTGMPPPSGMPPAPGMSPAPGMPPPTGVPPAPGMPPAPGIPPPTGMPPAAPGMPPGPGMPPPTGMPPGPGMPPPTGMPPGPGMPPAPAPGMPPPTGMPPGPGMPPQPVPAVQLQPALGMPPAPGMPPPMAMPPGQGMPPAPGMPPAPGLPPQLVPTMQPPAPGMSPAPGMPPIAGMPPAPGMPPAPAMPPTMGTAPPSGMPPAVGMPPAPGMPPTMGMAPPSGMPPAVGMAPTMGMPPAVGMPPPSGMPPALGMPPPAQGMPPPPSEMPPAPGMPPAPAMPPAQGMPPPSDMPPPSGMPPTMGMPPPSEMPPAIGMPPAMGMPPTMGMPPPSEMPPAMGMPPAQGMPPPSEMPPAIGMPPAQGMPPTMGMPPAQGMPPPSEMPPAIGMPPTMGMPPAQGMPPPSEMPPAIGMPPAIGMPPAMGMPPAQGMPPTMGMPPPSEIPPAMGMPPAQGMPPPSEMPPAMGMPPAMGMPPPSEMPPAMGMPPPSEMPPTMGMPPTLGMPPPSGMPPPPPPTLPACPPPEDPSLHPDPPPSATVNPPDPAPFLRVPEATAVPEATATKPDRVRQRRASCPRPERVPRFQLIVLQVSSPGDNTVECQLETHDSKMVTFKFDADGDAPEDIACYMVEDNFVLEGEREKFVEELKAIVARARGLLGGPPPDPQAGPPEVTGGGEGHPQSSPVGRWRFCINQTIRNREATGPGGPPPNRRALGTSRDGEAEAATPDVGGPQGAGTDVTGPQEPGGPQGPEMVTTRPPEPGGLQGPGMDVTGPQEPGGPQGPGMDVTGPQEPGGPQGPGMDVTGPQEPGGPQGPGMVTTGALEQDGPGGPEMIVPKPGDLGVPQGQEMFVPKPHELDAPKGQETIVPKPRDLGVPQGLEMIVPNSQEPDVPQGLGTIVTGAWEQEGPGQPDVIVPKPQELDVHQGPETFVPGHQDLGVPQGQETVVTGAWEREGPEETIVPKPQELDVPRGQETIVTGAWEQDAPTGPEDPPPEERTPGRPPAGGGYFALGFNCPRLKNPVSKKTWGRKIKSWARRLRQPPPAAGGPPRPGEEPGDPPQRGRCQPLTNPDSSDPPETEGDWGDPSSESESGGAGGGGPPHPPGAPPRPPGSPSSPMSSDGETDPEDEDLRVELRRLREKHIQEVVTLRAQQDKELRELQGRLRALKEARGDPPKFGGVPPGDCGGPPHHCPGGSPRRLRGTKGRGRGRGAAVAGPPTPPAPQKTPPAPPKKGLFTDDLHRLVDEWVQDTARAQGTSAWVTPLRGARVTPQKWGVPPQKTTPMGGAAPSRRGLSEGGPPPVP; this is translated from the exons GTATCTCAAGAGGTTCAAGGTGATGAAGCCCAAGGTTTTACGGAGCTGGTGCCGTCAGATTTTGAAGGGGCTCCACTTTCTCCACACCCGGACGCCCCCCATCATCCATCGGGACCTCAAATGCGACAACATCTTCATCACCGGCCCCACCGGCTCCGTCAAAATCGGCGATTTGGGTTTGGCCACCCTCATGAGGACCTCCTTCGCCAAGAGCGTCATCG GAACGCCGGAATTTATGGCGCCGGAGATGTACGAGGAACGTTACGACGAGTCGGTGGACGTCTACGCCTTCGGGATGTGCATGTTGGAGATGGGCACTTCCGAATATCCCTACTCCGAGTGTCAAAACGCCGCTCAGATCTACCGCAAAGTCACCAGC GGCATCAAACCGGCCAGTTTCGAGAAGGTGACGGATCCGGAGGTGAAGGAGATCATCGAAGGTTGCATCCGGCAAAACAAAACCGAGAG GCTCTCCATCCGGGACCTGTTGAACCACGTTTTCTTCGCCGAGGACACGGGGCTACGGGTGGAGCTGGCGGAGGAGGACGGGGGGTTGGAGACCTCCTTGGCGCTTCGGCTTTGGGTGGAAGATCCCAAGAAGCTGAAGGGGAAGCACAAGGACAACGAGGCCATCGAGTTCAGCTTCGACCTGGAGGCCGACGTCCCCGAGGAGGTGGCCTACGAGATG gtgaaaTCCGGCTTCTTCCACGAGAGCGACTCCAAAGCCGTGGCCAAATCCATCCGGGACCGGTTGACCTTGGTGAGGAAGACGAGGGAGAAGAAGCAAGCGGAAGGGCGGGGCCTCCCCGAAAACGAGGACCCGGAAGTGGACCAACACGTCCGGCAGCAGCTTCTCCGTCGCCAGCCCCCCCTCGCCGGTGAGACCCCCAACTTCCGCCCCCCGGCTGGTGGCCCCCCGAAACCGCTCGCTCCCGGGCGTTCCTCAGCAGGCGACGGGCTCTCGGAGACGGGCGCCGTCTCCGATGTCACCCGGGGCGTCACCGGAACGTCCGAGCTCCTCGGGGGCTACCACGGAGGGTCACCGGGTCCCCCCCAAGATGGGGCGTCCCCCACTTGCGGCCGGCCTGTCCCCGTGCAG GTGACTTACGGGGCGGAGGGGACGTCGCCGGATGTCCCCGGAGGTGCCACCGCAGCAGCGCTGGAGCCAGCCGGGGTTgacggggagccgggggggggtgtgacacAGAGCCACGGGATGTCATCGGCGGCGGTGGCACGGCTGCAGGCGGCTCCCGGGGCGCCGGGGCCGGTGATGGCACCGGCGGTGCCCGGCGTGTCACTGGGGGTGCCACCACCGGGTCCAGGGATGCCACCGGGTCTAGGGATGCCACCACCAGGTGGGATGCCACCGGCTCCAGGGATGCCACTGGGTCCAGGGATGCCACCAGTTCTGGGGATGCCACCACCAAGCGGGATGCCACCAGGTCCAGGGATGTCACCGGCTCCAGGGATGCCACCACCGACCGGGGTGCCACCACCAAGTGGGATGCCACCAGCTCCAGGGATGTCACCGGCTCCAGGGATGCCACCACCAAGTGGGATGCCACCAGCTCCAGGGATGTCACCGGCTCCAGGGATGCCACCACCAAGTGGGATGCCACCAGCTCCAGGGATGTCACCGGCTCCAGGGATGCCACCACCAAGTGGGATGCCACCAGCTCCAGGGATGTCACCGGCTCCAGGGATGCCACCACCGACCGGGATGCCACCAGCTCCAGGGATGTCACCGGCTCCAGGGATGCCACCACCGACCGGGATGCCACCACCAAGTGGGATGCCACCAGCTCCAGGGATGTCACCGGCTCCAGGGATGCCACCACCGACCGGGGTGCCACCAGCACCAGGAATGCCACCAGCTCCAGGGATTCCACCCCCAACTGGgatgccaccagcagctccagggatgccaccAGGACCGGGGATGCCACCGCCAACTGGGATGCCACCAGGTCCAGGAATGCCACCGCCAACTGGGATGCCACCAGGTCCTGGGATGCCACCGGCTCCAG CTCCGGGGATGCCACCACCAACTGGGATGCCACCAGGTCCAGGAATGCCACCACAGCCAGTCCCCGCCgtgcagctgcagccagccctAGGGATGCCACCGGCCCCAGGGATGCCACCGCCTATGGCAATGCCACCAGGCCAGGGGATGCCACCGGCTCCGGGGATGCCACCGGCTCCGGGGTTGCCACCACAGCTGGTGCCCACCATGCAGCCACCAGCTCCGGGGATGTCACCAGCTCCGGGGATGCCACCAATCGCGGGGATGCcaccagctcctgggatgccACCAGCTCCAGCGATGCCACCAACCATGGGGACGGCACCTCCATCCGGGATGCCACCAGCTGTGGGAATGCCACCGGCTCCAGGGATGCCACCAACCATGGGGATGGCACCTCCATCCGGGATGCCACCAGCCGTGGGGATGGCACCAACCATGGGGATGCCACCAGCTGTAGGGATGCCACCACCATCTGGGATGCCACCAGCCTTAGGGATGCCACCACCAGCCCAAGGGATGCCACCACCACCATCTGAGATGCCACCAGCCCCGGGGATGCCACCAGCCCCAGCGATGCCACCAGCCCAAGGGATGCCACCACCATCAGACATGCCACCACCATCTGGGATGCCACCAACCATGGGGATGCCACCACCATCTGAGATGCCACCAGCTATAGGGATGCCACCAGCCATGGGGATGCCACCAACCATGGGGATGCCACCACCATCTGAGATGCCACCAGCCATGGGGATGCCACCAGCCCAAGGGATGCCACCACCATCTGAGATGCCACCAGCTATAGGGATGCCACCAGCCCAAGGGATGCCACCAACCATGGGGATGCCACCAGCCCAAGGGATGCCACCACCATCTGAGATGCCACCAGCTATAGGGATGCCACCAACCATGGGGATGCCACCAGCCCAAGGGATGCCACCACCATCTGAGATGCCACCAGCTATAGGGATGCCACCAGCTATAGGGATGCCACCAGCCATGGGGATGCCACCAGCCCAAGGGATGCCACCAACCATGGGGATGCCACCACCATCTGAGATACCACCAGCCATGGGGATGCCACCAGCCCAAGGGATGCCACCACCATCTGAGATGCCACCAGCCATGGGGATGCCACCAGCCATGGGGATGCCACCACCATCTGAGATGCCACCAGCCATGGGGATGCCACCACCATCTGAGATGCCACCAACCATGGGGATGCCACCAACCTTGGGGATGCCACCACCATCTGGGatgccaccccccccgccccccaccctaCCAGCGTGTCCCCCACCCGAAGACCCCTCCCTTCACCCCGATCCCCCGCCCTCCGCCACCGTCAACCCCCCGGACCCCGCCCCCTTCCTCCGCGTCCCCGAGGCCACCGCGGTCCCCGAGGCCACCGCTACCAAACCTGACCGTGTCCGGCAACGTCGAGCCTCCTGCCCGCGTCCGGAGAGGGTTCCTCGCTTCCAACTCATTGTCCTCCAG GTCTCTTCCCCTGGGGACAACACGGTGGAGTGTCAACTGGAGACCCATGACAGCAAGATGGTCACCTTCAAGTTCGACGCCGACGGGGACGCCCCCGAGGACATCGCCTGCTACATG GTGGAGGACAACTTCGTGCTGGAGGGCGAGCgggagaagttcgtggaggagCTGAAGGCCATCGTGGCCCGGGCGAGGGGACTCCTCGGCggcccccccccggacccccag GCAGGACCTCCTGAGGTGACGGGTGGTG GAGAAGGTCACCCCCAATCATCCCCCGTTGGCCGGTGGAGGTTCTGCATCAACCAGACCATCAGGAACCGGGAAGCCACCG GTCCCGGGGGACCCCCGCCCAACCGGCGAGCCTTGGGGACATCCCGTGACGGCGAGGCGGAGGCGGCCACCCCAGATGTTGGTGGCCCTCAAGGAGCAGGGACGGATGTCACCGGTCCCCAGGAGCCGGGTGGCCCTCAAGGACCTGAGATGGTCACCACCAGACCCCCGGAGCCAGGCGGCCTCCAAGGACCTGGGATGGATGTCACCGGTCCCCAAGAGCCAGGTGGCCCTCAAGGACCTGGGATGGATGTCACCGGTCCCCAAGAGCCAGGTGGCCCTCAAGGACCTGGGATGGATGTCACCGGTCCCCAAGAGCCAGGTGGCCCTCAAGGACCTGGGATGGTCACCACGGGAGCGTTGGAGCAGGACGGACCTGGGGGACCGGAGATGATTGTCCCCAAGCCCGGTGACCTGGGCGTCCCTCAAGGACAGGAGATGTTTGTCCCCAAACCCCATGAGCTGGACGCGCCCAAGGGACAAGAGACAATCGTCCCCAAACCCCGTGACCTTGGTGTCCCCCAAGGACTGGAGATGATCGTCCCCAACTCCCAAGAGCCAGATGTCCCCCAAGGACTGGGGACAATCGTCACTGGCGCTTGGGAGCAGGAGGGACCCGGTCAACCAGACGTGATTGTCCCCAAACCTCAAGAGCTTGATGTCCACCAAGGACCAGAGACCTTCGTCCCCGGACACCAAGACCTGGGTGTCCCCCAAGGACAGGAGACAGTTGTCACCGGTGCTTGGGAACGGGAGGGACCCGAGGAGACGATTGTCCCCAAACCCCAAGAGCTGGACGTCCCCCGAGGACAGGAGACGATCGTCACCGGAGCTTGGGAGCAGGATGCACCCACGGGACCAGAG gacccccccccagaggAGAGGACCCCGGGCCGTCCCCCCGCCGGGGGGGGCTACTTCGCCTTGGGGTTTAATTGCCCCCGCCTGAAAAACCCCGTCAGCAAGAAGACCTGGGGCCGCAAGATCAAGAGTTGGGCTCGCCggctccggcagcccccccccgccgcggggggccccccccggccag gggaggaacccggggaccccccccagcggGGGCGctgccag CCACTCACGAACCCCGACTCGAGCGACCCCCCCGAAACCGAAGGCGACTGGGGGGACCCCAGTTCGGAAAGCGAAagcgggggggcgggaggggggggtcccccccaccccccaggggcccccccgcgccccccggggTCCCCCTCGTCCCCCATGAGCAGCGACGGGGAGACGGACCCCGAAGACGAGGATTTACGGGTCGAGCTGCGAAGGCTGCGGGAAAA gCACATCCAGGAGGTGGTGACGTTACGGGCCCAGCAGGACAAggagctgcgggagctgcagGGGCGTCTCCGCGCCCTCAAAGAAGCTcggggggacccccccaaatttgggggggtccccccgGGGGATTGCGGGGGACCCCCCCATCACTGCCCTGGAGGATCCCCCCGAAGGCTCCGGGGGACCAAGGGACGAGGACGGGGAAGGGGAGCGGCGGTGGCag gccccccaacccccccagccccccaaaaaacccccccggccccccccaaaaaggggcttTTCACTGACGACCTGCACCGGCTGGTGGACGAGTGGGTGCAGGATACGGCCCGAGCCCAG GGGACCTCGGCGTGGGTGACCCCCCTCCGCGGCGCCCGGGTGACCCCCCAGAAATGGggggtccccccccaaaaaacaacgcccatggggggggctgccccctcccGACGGGGGTTGAGTgagggggggcccccccccgTACCCTAA